From the genome of Campylobacter sp. RM16189, one region includes:
- a CDS encoding endonuclease/exonuclease/phosphatase family protein, whose protein sequence is MRKIILLCLSFILAVSAELSIATFNVENLFDAKNNGTEYQDFVIGKSQWSEKAASVKFNNIKNIIKELNADIIALQEIENEEILKELMRASGYKYFAFSKDKRSPIGLGLISKIRPVETKIFKVPNVKTRDIVKVKFELDGHEFSLFVNHMPAQRNSLKSRESAFRSLKSSIQNDENVILLGDFNTPYGKESLLNDILISRNMVDLWQFMPSDKRYSHINLRPIDHVVVSKRMVNGGGISYVNGSFEVYKQGKNVYSDHFPLKFKISTVTKAKIQEKNIDDIFKNPKNTPFVISGVTVVYKDKKGFVIAKDGRGIYVYEPKNDDLVGSVMDVVINDVGEYKGMLEVKSLYVSKIYDKLMDPKLQMLGEERIKEARAGDVIRSVSGEIKRGRLYTNYGDIRIYSSKGKMEDTKEAKFEAVKVVLYHNEPQIWIEK, encoded by the coding sequence ATGAGAAAAATAATTTTGCTATGCTTAAGCTTTATTTTGGCGGTTTCGGCCGAGCTTAGCATAGCTACTTTCAATGTTGAAAATCTATTCGATGCTAAAAATAACGGCACTGAATATCAAGACTTTGTGATAGGAAAATCGCAGTGGAGCGAAAAGGCCGCCAGTGTTAAATTTAATAATATAAAAAATATAATCAAAGAGCTTAATGCCGACATAATCGCGCTTCAAGAGATAGAAAACGAGGAAATTTTAAAAGAGCTTATGAGAGCTTCGGGATATAAATATTTTGCCTTTTCAAAGGACAAAAGATCTCCTATCGGACTTGGATTGATATCTAAAATAAGGCCTGTTGAGACTAAAATTTTTAAAGTTCCAAATGTAAAGACAAGAGATATTGTAAAAGTTAAATTTGAGCTTGATGGACATGAGTTTAGTCTATTTGTAAATCATATGCCGGCTCAAAGAAATAGCCTAAAGAGTAGAGAGAGCGCTTTTAGGTCTTTAAAAAGCTCTATACAAAACGACGAAAATGTAATATTACTGGGGGATTTTAATACACCTTACGGTAAAGAATCACTGCTAAATGATATTTTGATAAGTAGAAATATGGTTGATCTTTGGCAGTTTATGCCAAGTGACAAGAGGTATTCTCATATAAATTTAAGACCTATTGATCATGTAGTTGTTTCAAAGCGGATGGTTAATGGCGGCGGAATAAGCTATGTAAATGGAAGTTTTGAAGTCTATAAACAGGGCAAAAATGTTTATTCGGATCACTTTCCTTTGAAATTTAAAATAAGCACCGTTACTAAGGCCAAAATTCAAGAAAAGAATATAGACGATATATTTAAAAATCCTAAAAATACACCTTTTGTTATAAGCGGAGTGACGGTGGTTTATAAGGATAAAAAAGGTTTTGTGATAGCTAAAGACGGGCGTGGAATTTACGTATATGAGCCAAAAAACGACGATCTAGTCGGCAGTGTAATGGATGTGGTTATAAATGATGTGGGCGAATATAAGGGTATGCTTGAGGTAAAATCTCTCTATGTCTCAAAGATATATGATAAGCTTATGGATCCTAAGCTTCAAATGCTAGGCGAGGAGCGTATAAAAGAGGCTAGAGCGGGAGACGTTATAAGAAGTGTGAGCGGAGAGATTAAAAGAGGTAGACTATATACCAACTATGGCGATATTAGGATTTATAGCTCCAAGGGCAAGATGGAAGATACAAAAGAGGCTAAATTTGAAGCGGTTAAAGTAGTACTTTATCACAATGAGCCTCAAATTTGGATAGAGAAATGA
- the glyS gene encoding glycine--tRNA ligase subunit beta, producing the protein MTKELIIEIGVEELPAIPFLKESGNIKEKWQDILRENSLFSECEFYYTPRRIVFYHPNFKIKQDDGFSEFIGAPKQVAIKDGKFTQAAISFANKCGIDESELKFETINGKEVLYYKKPVAGRPSKELLGDMIEKFLLSLNFGKSMRWGDGKFDFIRPIRSFLVILGDEVVKFNKFDVDSGNSIYQHRSISYDKFSIKNAKDYFGSMSKIGVILDQEKRREKILKEFKDIEQKSGFDIEIDENLLGEVVAITEYPTALIGEFEAEFLDVPSEAIITSMKENQRYFPVFKNKKLSNHFVVVSNAIADDYNLIIKGNEKVLRARLSDAMFFWQSDLKADFGHEKLKNITYLKELGSIYEKELRELKAVKALAKIYSNRLNSEVGEQYEALLERAVMLSKADLTTQMVYEFTELQGVMGYYYAKAKGESEFIANAIKEQYLPSGEKSECPNGIFSSVVALATKIDTLMGLFSVGKIPSGNKDPYALRRAANGIIKIILNEKLNFNLKEILSGLANGYAKFDLKQLENFIFDRLYTFFDANASIIKACLASEKGDILAQCEAIKALYEISEKSDFRENFSTFKRLANIIKDENIGAVDEALFESEQERNLNSEFKKVVAKDSDFKERLYDLFALKSVIDSFFDKVMINVDDAKIRSNRIALIGQIYKEFLKIADIKEISL; encoded by the coding sequence ATGACAAAAGAGTTAATAATAGAAATTGGAGTTGAGGAGTTGCCGGCCATTCCGTTTTTAAAAGAGTCTGGTAATATCAAGGAAAAGTGGCAGGATATTCTTAGGGAAAACAGCCTTTTTAGCGAGTGCGAATTTTATTATACGCCTCGTAGAATAGTTTTTTATCATCCTAATTTTAAGATCAAACAAGATGATGGATTTAGTGAGTTTATAGGTGCTCCTAAACAAGTTGCTATTAAAGACGGCAAATTTACTCAGGCTGCGATTAGCTTTGCCAATAAATGCGGTATAGACGAGAGCGAGCTCAAATTTGAAACAATAAACGGTAAAGAGGTTTTATACTATAAAAAACCAGTTGCCGGAAGACCTAGTAAAGAGCTTTTAGGCGATATGATAGAGAAATTTTTGCTTAGCTTAAATTTCGGCAAGTCTATGCGATGGGGGGATGGGAAATTTGACTTTATTCGTCCGATAAGATCTTTTCTTGTGATTTTAGGAGATGAGGTGGTTAAATTTAATAAATTTGATGTAGATAGCGGCAATTCTATATATCAACACAGAAGCATAAGCTATGACAAATTTAGCATTAAAAATGCTAAAGACTATTTTGGTTCAATGTCAAAAATAGGCGTTATTTTGGATCAAGAAAAAAGACGCGAGAAAATTTTAAAAGAGTTTAAAGATATAGAGCAAAAAAGCGGATTTGATATAGAGATAGATGAGAATCTACTAGGTGAGGTTGTGGCTATTACAGAGTATCCTACTGCTTTGATTGGAGAATTTGAGGCCGAGTTTTTGGACGTGCCAAGCGAGGCTATTATAACTTCAATGAAGGAAAATCAGCGCTATTTCCCTGTGTTTAAAAATAAAAAGCTAAGCAATCATTTTGTGGTAGTAAGCAATGCTATTGCGGATGATTACAACCTTATAATAAAAGGAAACGAAAAGGTTCTGCGCGCTCGTTTAAGTGATGCAATGTTCTTTTGGCAGAGTGATTTAAAGGCTGATTTTGGCCATGAAAAACTAAAAAATATAACATATTTAAAAGAGCTTGGAAGCATCTATGAAAAAGAGCTAAGAGAGCTAAAGGCGGTAAAAGCTTTAGCTAAAATTTACTCTAATCGCTTAAATAGTGAAGTGGGAGAGCAATATGAGGCATTGCTTGAAAGAGCGGTAATGCTAAGCAAGGCAGACCTCACTACTCAGATGGTATATGAGTTCACGGAGCTTCAAGGAGTAATGGGGTATTACTACGCAAAGGCTAAGGGCGAGAGCGAATTTATAGCAAATGCAATTAAAGAGCAGTATCTGCCAAGTGGTGAAAAGAGCGAATGTCCAAATGGTATTTTTAGCTCGGTAGTAGCGCTTGCAACTAAGATAGATACTTTAATGGGGCTATTTAGCGTAGGTAAAATTCCAAGCGGCAACAAAGATCCATACGCATTAAGAAGAGCTGCGAACGGAATAATTAAAATCATACTGAACGAGAAACTAAATTTTAATCTCAAAGAGATTTTATCAGGTCTTGCAAATGGCTACGCAAAATTTGATCTAAAACAGCTTGAAAATTTTATATTTGATAGACTTTACACTTTCTTTGATGCTAATGCTTCTATAATAAAAGCCTGCTTAGCAAGTGAAAAAGGCGATATTTTAGCTCAATGCGAGGCTATAAAAGCGCTTTATGAGATTAGCGAGAAGAGCGATTTTAGAGAGAATTTTAGTACATTTAAACGTCTTGCAAATATTATCAAAGATGAGAATATTGGTGCGGTAGACGAAGCTCTTTTTGAAAGCGAGCAAGAAAGAAATTTAAATAGCGAATTTAAAAAAGTGGTTGCTAAAGATAGTGATTTTAAAGAGAGATTATATGATCTGTTTGCATTAAAATCTGTTATTGATAGCTTTTTTGATAAGGTAATGATAAATGTGGATGATGCTAAAATCCGCAGCAACCGTATAGCTCTAATAGGTCAAATTTATAAAGAGTTCCTAAAAATCGCAGATATCAAAGAGATAAGTTTATAA
- the modD gene encoding ModD protein, producing MFFSDSEILSYINEDIPYFDLTTSLQNIDKNAILEIKTRDDIVVSCIDISSRIANLLGCETTIYYNNQSLVKSQSVLLKIMGSYNDVHKAWKLCQILLEYTCKISTYTNLMLKHAKSVNKKCEILATRKSFPFAKKICIKAVLEGGGGIHRLNLNDSVLFFENHIKAYKNFDEFLTQIPIFKAKMPEKKISVECENLKTLNKLLDANVDIVQCDKFDISMLQEAVNSRNQKNPNITIVASGGINLKNVKEYANTGVDAIVTSAMYTQGMANLTSTLKVI from the coding sequence ATGTTTTTTAGCGATAGTGAAATTTTAAGCTATATAAATGAAGATATACCGTATTTTGATCTTACTACTTCGCTTCAAAATATTGATAAAAATGCGATTTTAGAGATAAAAACAAGAGACGATATCGTAGTAAGCTGCATTGATATCTCTTCCAGAATCGCAAATTTGCTAGGTTGCGAAACTACAATTTATTACAATAACCAAAGTCTGGTTAAATCTCAAAGCGTACTTTTAAAAATTATGGGCTCATATAATGATGTTCATAAAGCTTGGAAGCTGTGCCAGATATTACTTGAATACACTTGTAAAATCTCTACATATACAAATTTGATGCTAAAACATGCTAAAAGCGTCAATAAAAAATGTGAAATTTTAGCAACCAGAAAAAGTTTTCCTTTTGCTAAAAAAATCTGCATTAAAGCTGTTCTTGAGGGCGGAGGTGGAATACATAGGCTAAATCTAAATGATAGTGTGTTGTTTTTTGAAAATCACATAAAAGCTTACAAAAATTTTGATGAGTTTTTAACTCAAATTCCAATTTTTAAAGCCAAGATGCCAGAGAAAAAAATATCAGTAGAGTGTGAAAACTTAAAAACACTTAATAAGCTTTTAGACGCCAATGTTGATATAGTGCAATGTGATAAATTTGATATATCAATGTTGCAAGAGGCTGTAAATTCAAGAAATCAAAAAAATCCAAATATCACCATAGTGGCAAGCGGCGGAATAAATCTAAAAAATGTCAAAGAGTATGCAAATACCGGAGTAGATGCTATCGTAACATCCGCAATGTATACTCAAGGAATGGCGAATCTAACTTCAACTCTAAAAGTTATCTAA
- a CDS encoding helicase, whose amino-acid sequence MLSGELLNLNTHRKAAKVGMSVTLATACLTALNMKNKPIKQLHVASSIAFVGFALYHAGLYDNGIFKNMIVKAQKDQSVKKRLSKSKKS is encoded by the coding sequence ATGCTAAGCGGAGAACTTTTAAATCTAAACACTCATAGAAAAGCAGCAAAAGTTGGTATGAGCGTTACTCTGGCCACTGCTTGCCTTACGGCTTTAAATATGAAAAATAAACCCATAAAACAACTGCATGTAGCCTCAAGTATAGCCTTTGTAGGTTTTGCTCTATACCATGCCGGACTTTATGATAATGGGATATTTAAAAATATGATTGTAAAGGCTCAAAAAGACCAATCTGTTAAAAAACGTCTTAGCAAATCAAAAAAGAGTTAA
- a CDS encoding heavy metal translocating P-type ATPase: MSHKNKIYIAHKSKNRVRFICEDITSECDESFLEAQISEFKYVKSVRLNKKAKSIIIEFDSNFDEIFKFLENLKIKNLSKQNDSPSKAGIYKAVASIAITPLINGNMLKTATSLYACAPLLKEGVSELINEGVTSKVLESMAVGVSLARRDYMAANSTNLMLAIGEYMEESAVHRSDDLVKELAKPNIEEVWVEKIEKGKKTLTKVATESVKIGDIVVVGAGESIGIDGYIVEGAASVNQVSMTGEAEPVKKERGDRVMSGTVIEDGRIKIWAEGVGEETATARIKQYIQSSLNEKSSIGLRATKLADKLVPVTLSLAGVSYLLSRDMTRVASVLQADYSCALKLATPVAFKSSISKAGRNGVLIKGAKAIEALASADTFVFDKTGTLTHGSLSVVEVHSFKKEFSKAELLNLTASAEEHYFHPVAEAIVKAAREVGFHHIHHDEVEFIVAHGVKTHVNGKEVVIGSRHFLEDDENISFIEHEDIIRDAIDNGFTLLYVGYNKELLGVISMKDTMRENAKDALNALKKLGVKELVMLTGDIESKANQVAKELGIDRVFANCLPTDKATIIERLKQEGKKVAFVGDGINDAPSLMRANVGISMQKGADIAKATADISLLKDDIYSVVTAKDMANKTMKLINTNFNATVGINSLILAGATFGLFNPIATAVLHNGTTIGLLANSMKGVKIKQC, encoded by the coding sequence TTGAGTCACAAAAATAAAATTTATATCGCACATAAGAGTAAAAATCGTGTAAGATTTATATGCGAAGATATAACCTCAGAGTGTGATGAGAGCTTTTTAGAGGCTCAAATTTCAGAATTTAAGTATGTAAAAAGCGTCAGGCTGAATAAAAAAGCCAAAAGCATAATTATAGAGTTTGATTCAAATTTTGATGAAATTTTTAAATTTTTAGAAAATTTAAAAATTAAAAATCTGAGCAAACAAAACGATAGCCCAAGCAAAGCGGGTATTTATAAGGCTGTTGCAAGCATAGCCATAACTCCACTAATAAATGGCAATATGCTAAAAACTGCAACAAGCCTGTACGCTTGCGCTCCGCTTCTTAAGGAGGGTGTAAGCGAGCTAATTAATGAAGGTGTTACCTCAAAAGTGCTTGAGAGCATGGCTGTAGGAGTAAGTCTGGCTAGACGCGACTATATGGCCGCAAATAGTACAAATTTAATGCTCGCAATCGGCGAATATATGGAAGAAAGCGCAGTTCACAGAAGTGATGATCTGGTAAAAGAGCTTGCAAAGCCAAATATCGAAGAGGTCTGGGTAGAAAAGATAGAAAAAGGCAAAAAAACCCTTACGAAAGTAGCCACCGAAAGCGTAAAGATAGGTGATATCGTAGTAGTGGGTGCAGGCGAGAGTATCGGCATAGACGGATATATCGTAGAAGGCGCGGCAAGCGTAAATCAAGTATCCATGACAGGTGAAGCCGAACCCGTGAAAAAAGAGCGTGGGGACCGCGTAATGAGCGGAACTGTCATAGAGGATGGAAGAATAAAAATTTGGGCAGAAGGAGTAGGAGAAGAGACCGCTACGGCACGCATCAAACAATATATTCAAAGCTCTCTAAACGAAAAATCAAGCATCGGATTAAGAGCTACAAAACTGGCAGACAAGCTAGTTCCAGTCACCCTCTCTCTAGCCGGAGTATCCTATCTTTTAAGCAGAGATATGACAAGAGTTGCATCAGTATTACAAGCTGACTACTCATGCGCACTCAAACTAGCAACTCCGGTAGCCTTTAAATCAAGTATATCAAAGGCAGGTAGAAACGGAGTGCTTATAAAGGGCGCAAAAGCCATAGAGGCTCTTGCAAGTGCAGATACATTTGTATTTGATAAGACAGGAACGCTAACTCACGGAAGCCTTAGCGTAGTAGAAGTTCATTCTTTTAAAAAAGAATTTAGCAAGGCTGAGCTTTTAAATTTAACCGCAAGTGCAGAGGAGCACTACTTCCACCCTGTAGCAGAAGCTATTGTAAAAGCGGCTCGCGAGGTAGGATTCCACCATATACATCACGATGAGGTGGAATTTATAGTAGCTCACGGTGTCAAAACACATGTAAACGGCAAAGAGGTCGTAATAGGCAGCAGGCATTTTTTAGAAGATGACGAAAATATATCATTTATAGAGCATGAAGACATTATAAGAGATGCCATAGACAATGGATTTACTCTACTTTACGTAGGCTACAATAAAGAGCTTTTAGGCGTTATCTCGATGAAAGACACAATGAGAGAAAACGCAAAAGATGCGCTTAATGCTCTAAAAAAACTGGGCGTAAAAGAGCTGGTAATGCTAACCGGTGATATCGAGAGCAAGGCAAATCAAGTAGCCAAAGAGCTAGGCATAGATAGAGTGTTTGCCAACTGCTTGCCTACCGATAAAGCGACGATAATAGAACGACTCAAACAAGAGGGTAAAAAAGTAGCCTTTGTAGGAGACGGCATCAATGACGCTCCAAGCCTAATGAGAGCAAATGTCGGCATAAGTATGCAAAAAGGAGCCGATATAGCCAAGGCTACAGCGGACATAAGCCTACTAAAAGACGACATCTACTCTGTCGTAACAGCAAAAGATATGGCAAATAAAACAATGAAGCTTATTAATACGAATTTTAATGCGACAGTTGGCATAAATTCGCTTATACTAGCAGGTGCGACATTTGGACTATTTAATCCTATTGCGACAGCTGTTTTGCATAACGGCACTACTATAGGTCTGCTTGCCAATTCGATGAAAGGTGTGAAAATAAAACAATGCTAA
- a CDS encoding YtxH domain-containing protein yields the protein MNNPYINSTQTVNKINNDGSTTTTTTTVKTTGALSAFDKGINEALKDFVPENFNAAGFLKGALIGGTVAYILTNEKAQQAVFSAIVKGSNLLQAGFEELKERFEDVKAEIESQK from the coding sequence ATGAACAACCCATATATAAATTCGACTCAAACCGTCAATAAAATCAATAACGATGGAAGCACTACAACAACGACTACTACAGTTAAAACAACCGGTGCTCTAAGTGCTTTTGACAAGGGTATTAACGAAGCTTTAAAAGACTTCGTTCCTGAAAATTTCAATGCGGCAGGATTTTTAAAAGGCGCTTTGATAGGCGGAACTGTAGCTTATATATTAACAAATGAAAAGGCTCAACAAGCAGTGTTTTCAGCTATAGTGAAAGGTTCAAATTTGCTTCAAGCCGGATTTGAAGAGCTCAAAGAGCGATTTGAAGACGTAAAGGCTGAAATTGAGTCACAAAAATAA
- a CDS encoding Cys/Met metabolism pyridoxal-phosphate-dependent enzyme has protein sequence MRALTSTARLPMDHLISGALIAGITIGGLTYNEYKKGNISSKQATKKTIKLSIQGGLATACAISASNRLVMGNYIGAAVSAAVGIGGIILTEKLINPEE, from the coding sequence ATGAGAGCATTGACTTCTACCGCAAGGCTTCCTATGGACCACCTTATAAGTGGTGCTCTAATAGCCGGAATTACAATTGGCGGGCTTACCTATAATGAATATAAAAAAGGCAATATAAGCTCTAAACAGGCAACCAAAAAAACTATCAAACTAAGTATTCAGGGCGGTTTAGCTACGGCTTGCGCTATCAGTGCATCAAATAGACTCGTTATGGGAAACTATATCGGTGCGGCAGTTAGTGCAGCTGTAGGAATTGGCGGCATAATACTAACCGAGAAATTAATAAATCCAGAGGAATAA
- a CDS encoding aminotransferase yields MQDENLKEIVKAAYIFELRGIRLYENLKDKDPIFAQILAIKNSGLMLLSGYESNEPVECYFDGLNNQSLENCLIKALNYEIELNAFYETLTDKVEDENLRDICFRLWATSYNEYVAALKIRLYEELGATKQINAADQEYKKEDNHDNDEQEHAYDQPKNNNFGFNEFNGFNQNAFAEMSKRVERIASGRGSQEDIVELLNSPHFSFFSGLAVGGMAGILINKMINKEDEKEDVQ; encoded by the coding sequence ATGCAGGATGAAAACTTAAAAGAGATCGTAAAAGCAGCCTATATATTTGAGCTTAGAGGAATTAGGCTTTATGAGAATTTAAAGGATAAGGATCCGATTTTCGCTCAAATTTTAGCCATCAAAAATAGCGGCTTAATGCTGTTAAGCGGTTACGAATCAAATGAACCTGTAGAGTGTTATTTTGATGGTTTAAATAATCAAAGTCTTGAAAACTGCCTTATAAAAGCATTAAATTACGAGATAGAATTAAATGCTTTTTATGAGACGTTGACAGATAAAGTAGAAGATGAAAATTTAAGAGATATATGCTTTAGACTGTGGGCTACCTCTTATAACGAATATGTCGCAGCACTCAAAATAAGGCTTTATGAAGAGCTTGGCGCGACAAAACAAATAAACGCAGCAGATCAAGAATACAAAAAAGAAGATAATCACGATAATGACGAACAAGAGCATGCATACGATCAGCCAAAAAATAATAATTTTGGTTTTAATGAATTTAACGGCTTTAACCAAAATGCATTTGCCGAGATGAGTAAAAGAGTTGAGCGTATAGCCTCAGGAAGAGGCAGTCAAGAAGACATCGTAGAGCTTCTTAATAGCCCTCATTTCTCATTTTTTAGCGGACTTGCAGTAGGCGGAATGGCTGGAATTTTAATAAACAAAATGATAAACAAAGAGGATGAGAAAGAAGATGTTCAATAA
- a CDS encoding HMA2 domain-containing protein: MSVAPNLILPDLIVKITSYFTPIHHTSGRLRVRVSAKIKDEASNLNLDKIDQIIKKIDGIKNVKFNQLIGSVTIEYDSAIFPKDIWDDLLAGRNLDKISQTINELARSAYAG, from the coding sequence TTGAGTGTAGCACCAAATTTAATACTACCGGATCTTATTGTAAAGATAACCTCATATTTTACGCCGATTCATCATACCTCAGGACGCCTTAGAGTAAGAGTCAGCGCAAAGATAAAAGACGAAGCCAGTAATCTAAATTTAGACAAGATAGATCAGATAATAAAAAAAATAGATGGTATAAAAAATGTAAAATTTAACCAGCTAATAGGCTCTGTAACGATAGAGTATGATTCCGCGATTTTTCCAAAAGATATCTGGGACGATCTATTGGCAGGTAGAAATTTAGATAAAATATCTCAAACCATAAATGAGCTTGCAAGGAGCGCATATGCAGGATGA
- a CDS encoding cation-translocating P-type ATPase, whose amino-acid sequence MTQIVVKAHISGRIRLKSPEFNPKNFEKINKILEKKVKNIRLNQYCNSLIIHFDQNIINLDEILTKLEKTFAVAGQKESQKISKKIEKSKSLTISTPACNACSHCSTNLVSESSWRKKLLNFGALSLIAVGVFVKEHIMATPLGLLAKLAIGAISIYSAIPLIKEGLEELKEKKMSLQGFIAFALLIAILGGEVTAAFEIIYILRGSMLFEEYTANKSRAEIHKLISLDVKKAYVLQGDLEVEVSLEDLKDGDIIVCRSGEKIVADGVIINGSAEINEAIINGRSESVYKKKNDSVFANTLVEKGRIYIKVSATGNETYIARIISEVEKNLLNKSQSELSADRLAQKVLKIGSALSVGTFFVTGSFLRAFSVMIVMSCPCSTVLAASSAVSAAIARAAKDGILIKGGEYLENVSQSEIFCFDKTGTLTTGKPKIVGFKLISKITKKEFFKIASSIEHHNTHPLAVSINEYAKGLNISANIHFKSEILPGLGVKAKFEDSEFLLGNLNLMRKYKVKIQNFKIPKFTSENTIVYLARDSEILGAIIYEHEIRTGSIEAVKALKERGKKVVLLTGDDEKVAKEFANKFDFDDIYFSLMPDDKAKIIEKLKNCGKVVMIGDGVNDTLAMSKADIGISFASGGSEAAIEISNIAITNSRPIDIVKLHDLSAFALRVVKQNYNIGTSTNMLGAALGALGVLSPAGAGLVHIAHTAGIIANSSRISIKK is encoded by the coding sequence ATGACACAAATAGTTGTAAAAGCTCATATAAGTGGGCGAATTAGGCTCAAATCTCCAGAATTTAATCCAAAAAATTTTGAAAAAATTAATAAAATTTTAGAAAAAAAAGTAAAAAACATAAGACTAAACCAATACTGCAACTCTCTAATAATACATTTTGATCAAAATATTATAAATTTAGATGAGATATTAACAAAACTGGAGAAAACTTTTGCAGTTGCTGGACAAAAAGAGAGTCAAAAAATCTCAAAAAAGATAGAAAAATCAAAGTCTTTAACAATTTCGACTCCGGCATGCAATGCCTGCTCGCACTGCTCTACAAATTTAGTGTCAGAATCTAGCTGGAGAAAAAAGCTACTAAATTTCGGCGCTCTTAGTTTAATAGCCGTAGGTGTTTTCGTAAAAGAGCATATTATGGCTACACCTCTTGGACTGCTTGCCAAGCTTGCCATAGGAGCTATTAGCATATACTCCGCAATTCCTCTCATAAAAGAGGGGCTAGAAGAGCTAAAAGAGAAAAAAATGAGTCTGCAAGGCTTCATTGCATTTGCACTTCTTATAGCGATCTTAGGTGGAGAGGTAACGGCTGCATTTGAGATAATTTATATTCTTAGAGGAAGTATGCTGTTTGAAGAGTATACGGCAAACAAATCACGTGCGGAAATTCATAAGCTAATCAGCCTGGATGTCAAAAAAGCCTATGTCTTACAAGGTGATTTAGAAGTCGAAGTCTCTTTAGAAGATCTCAAAGATGGCGATATAATAGTATGCAGAAGTGGAGAAAAAATAGTAGCCGACGGAGTTATAATAAATGGAAGTGCGGAGATAAACGAAGCTATAATCAACGGACGAAGCGAGAGTGTATATAAAAAGAAAAACGATAGCGTGTTTGCAAATACTTTAGTTGAAAAAGGCAGAATTTACATAAAAGTAAGCGCAACAGGAAATGAAACGTATATAGCCAGAATCATAAGCGAAGTTGAAAAAAATCTCTTAAATAAAAGCCAAAGCGAGCTAAGCGCTGATAGACTAGCTCAAAAAGTGCTAAAAATCGGCTCGGCTTTAAGTGTCGGGACATTTTTTGTGACTGGTTCATTTTTAAGAGCTTTTAGTGTCATGATAGTAATGAGCTGCCCTTGCTCTACGGTGCTTGCTGCAAGCTCCGCTGTAAGTGCGGCCATAGCAAGAGCCGCAAAAGACGGAATATTGATAAAAGGTGGAGAGTACTTAGAAAATGTCAGTCAAAGCGAAATATTTTGCTTTGATAAGACAGGAACACTTACTACAGGCAAACCAAAGATAGTAGGCTTTAAACTAATAAGCAAGATAACAAAAAAAGAGTTTTTTAAAATAGCTTCAAGCATAGAGCATCACAACACGCATCCTCTTGCCGTCTCTATTAACGAATATGCCAAGGGCTTAAACATCTCTGCAAATATCCATTTTAAAAGCGAAATTTTGCCCGGTCTTGGAGTCAAAGCTAAATTTGAAGATAGCGAGTTCTTACTAGGCAATCTAAATCTAATGAGAAAATATAAGGTAAAAATACAAAATTTTAAAATTCCTAAATTTACAAGCGAAAATACAATCGTATACCTTGCCAGGGATAGTGAAATTTTGGGAGCTATAATCTATGAGCATGAGATTAGAACAGGAAGCATAGAAGCCGTGAAGGCGCTAAAAGAGCGAGGTAAAAAAGTTGTACTATTAACTGGAGATGATGAAAAAGTAGCCAAAGAGTTTGCAAATAAATTTGATTTTGACGATATATACTTCTCTTTGATGCCTGACGATAAGGCAAAAATCATTGAAAAGCTTAAAAACTGCGGCAAAGTCGTAATGATAGGAGACGGAGTAAATGATACCTTGGCTATGAGTAAGGCCGATATAGGAATATCTTTTGCTAGCGGGGGAAGCGAGGCTGCTATAGAGATTTCAAACATAGCCATCACAAACTCTCGCCCTATTGACATAGTCAAACTTCACGATTTAAGCGCTTTTGCACTTCGTGTAGTAAAACAAAACTACAATATCGGCACAAGCACAAATATGCTAGGAGCGGCACTTGGCGCTCTTGGCGTGCTAAGTCCAGCCGGAGCGGGTCTAGTGCATATCGCTCATACCGCAGGAATCATTGCGAATTCAAGCAGAATTAGCATTAAAAAATGA